One Tolypothrix bouteillei VB521301 DNA window includes the following coding sequences:
- a CDS encoding GlxA family transcriptional regulator: MTSEHSTSATVKQRVIFLVLDGVELLDLAGPAQVYSIAESLGAPYSLHFCANTSGVRSSQGLFLGQLEPLPPVSARDVVMVAGVALDRLNQPLLDAETCCWLMNAHTNGTRIASICTGATVLGEAGLLDGRRCTTHWFVVNDLQQRYPMAHVVESVLYVSDRGIITSAGIASGIDMALSLIEQQQGPRFVAEVARYLVIYLRRNGTQPQRSVYLEYRNHLHPGVHSVQNWLAENAIKSVSLTELAQIACMSVRSFSRAFKEATGLTPVQYQQRLRLEVATTLLQNSDLSIEAIATHCGFDDTRHFRRLWQRYFGVSPSATRKKQTKTPAV, from the coding sequence ATGACCTCCGAGCATTCCACCTCCGCCACGGTCAAACAGCGTGTCATCTTCCTAGTACTGGATGGTGTCGAACTGTTGGATCTGGCTGGACCGGCACAGGTATACAGTATAGCTGAGTCATTGGGTGCGCCTTACTCCCTACACTTTTGTGCTAACACTTCTGGAGTGCGATCCTCACAGGGGTTGTTTTTAGGTCAGCTAGAGCCACTGCCACCTGTGTCTGCCCGTGATGTGGTAATGGTCGCTGGAGTGGCATTGGATCGGCTCAACCAACCCCTGCTAGACGCTGAGACTTGTTGCTGGCTGATGAATGCTCATACAAACGGCACGCGCATTGCCTCTATTTGCACTGGGGCAACAGTCTTGGGAGAGGCTGGTTTGCTGGACGGTCGGCGTTGCACCACTCACTGGTTTGTTGTAAACGATCTTCAGCAACGTTATCCAATGGCTCATGTTGTGGAAAGTGTTTTGTATGTCAGCGATCGCGGCATAATTACCAGTGCAGGTATTGCTTCTGGAATTGACATGGCGCTGTCACTTATCGAGCAACAGCAAGGACCCCGTTTTGTGGCTGAGGTGGCTCGCTACCTGGTTATCTATCTACGGCGTAACGGCACTCAACCTCAACGGAGTGTTTATTTAGAGTACCGCAATCATTTGCATCCAGGCGTACATAGCGTTCAGAATTGGTTGGCAGAAAACGCAATAAAATCTGTTTCCTTAACTGAACTTGCCCAAATCGCTTGCATGAGCGTGCGGAGCTTCAGCCGTGCTTTTAAGGAGGCGACGGGATTAACACCCGTGCAGTATCAGCAACGCTTGCGTTTGGAAGTCGCTACCACGCTGTTGCAGAACTCAGACTTATCGATCGAGGCGATTGCAACCCACTGTGGTTTCGATGATACCCGTCATTTTCGCCGTTTATGGCAACGGTATTTTGGAGTTTCTCCTTCAGCCACACGTAAAAAACAGACGAAAACGCCTGCTGTTTAA
- a CDS encoding alpha/beta fold hydrolase has translation MIPANETFEGTFSFKPHFSTAAGFRMHYVDEGEGEPIVCLHGEPTWGYLYRRFIPPLSKRYRVIVPDHMGFGKSETPANKEYTLATHVENLEALLLELDLREITLVLHDWGGPIGGGFALRHLDRVKRLFLMNTVVPLGLPIEAELLPKATAQSKWFQWAVKANKNGTLEQVLGNAEVTILHLMKQLQGFENMSVVDRTWINAYSAHFQTKEDCRGIINFPLDVITNRETQFPLEAADAIAALRQKPAMMAEGMKDFALPPEHFIRIFRAGFPNASVIELENAGHFCQEDRPDTLIALIEQFIQLT, from the coding sequence ATGATTCCAGCCAACGAAACATTCGAGGGCACATTTTCGTTCAAACCTCACTTTTCAACTGCAGCAGGCTTTCGGATGCATTATGTGGACGAAGGTGAAGGGGAGCCAATCGTGTGTCTTCACGGTGAACCAACCTGGGGCTACTTGTACCGACGTTTCATTCCTCCTCTCTCAAAACGCTATCGCGTTATCGTTCCCGACCACATGGGTTTTGGTAAGAGCGAGACACCTGCAAATAAAGAGTATACGCTAGCAACGCACGTAGAAAATTTAGAAGCTTTGCTGCTTGAGCTTGACCTACGGGAAATCACCCTTGTTTTGCATGACTGGGGCGGACCCATTGGTGGGGGCTTTGCTTTGCGCCATCTCGATCGCGTCAAGCGTTTGTTTCTGATGAACACCGTTGTTCCTCTTGGGCTTCCCATTGAAGCAGAACTTCTACCCAAAGCAACTGCTCAAAGCAAATGGTTTCAGTGGGCGGTCAAAGCCAACAAAAATGGAACATTGGAACAAGTGCTCGGCAATGCAGAAGTTACCATCCTCCACTTGATGAAACAATTGCAAGGATTTGAGAATATGTCAGTTGTGGATCGCACTTGGATTAACGCTTATTCAGCCCACTTTCAAACTAAAGAAGATTGTCGGGGGATTATTAACTTTCCACTTGACGTTATTACCAATCGGGAGACTCAGTTTCCACTAGAAGCAGCAGATGCGATCGCTGCACTTCGACAAAAACCAGCAATGATGGCTGAAGGTATGAAGGACTTTGCCCTTCCCCCCGAGCATTTTATCCGTATCTTTCGTGCTGGATTTCCTAATGCTTCAGTCATTGAATTAGAGAATGCGGGACATTTTTGTCAGGAAGATCGACCTGATACGTTAATTGCGCTCATCGAGCAATTCATTCAACTCACTTAG
- a CDS encoding HD domain-containing protein — protein MLSIDRTIPDSEICKKATQLVAEISPTFLCNHCIRTFLFGDLLGKRDGLKYDRELLYLGAVMHDLGLTERFDGEQRFEVDGADAARAFVLANGLPNEKAEVVWDAIALHTSLGIASRKQPEIALVHLGASADVLGMRISEILSETVEQALDAYPRLSFNQAMTELLVSQVKRKPQTVAFTWLAEVGRGCIHGFISPNWRDMLNNSPFAE, from the coding sequence ATGTTATCTATAGATCGTACAATTCCAGACAGCGAAATTTGTAAAAAAGCAACGCAATTAGTTGCAGAAATCTCACCCACCTTTTTGTGCAATCATTGTATTCGGACATTTTTGTTTGGTGACTTGTTAGGAAAACGGGATGGACTCAAGTATGACCGCGAGTTACTGTATCTTGGTGCCGTAATGCACGATTTAGGATTGACAGAACGATTTGATGGCGAACAAAGATTTGAAGTTGACGGTGCGGATGCTGCAAGAGCCTTTGTTCTGGCAAATGGATTGCCAAACGAGAAAGCAGAAGTTGTATGGGATGCGATCGCTCTCCATACTTCTTTAGGCATTGCCTCACGAAAACAGCCAGAAATTGCGCTGGTGCATTTGGGGGCGAGCGCAGATGTGCTGGGAATGCGAATTTCCGAAATTCTTTCGGAAACTGTAGAGCAAGCCCTTGACGCTTATCCTCGGCTTAGCTTCAATCAGGCAATGACTGAGTTATTAGTCTCACAAGTCAAACGAAAACCTCAAACAGTCGCATTCACTTGGCTGGCAGAAGTTGGGCGTGGTTGCATTCATGGATTTATCTCACCCAATTGGAGAGATATGCTTAACAACAGCCCATTTGCTGAGTGA
- a CDS encoding MDR/zinc-dependent alcohol dehydrogenase-like family protein, which yields MKGLWLENNQLQLRTNIPIPEPPQGEALVRVLCAGICNTDLELKRGYYPYNGIIGHEFVGVVEQGPEYLMNQRVVGEINAVCRQCRFCRSGQSTHCENRTVLGIVNRNGAFADYLTLPIENLHPIPDSIPTEVATFTEPLAAALEIQQQVRICPDDRVLVVGDGKLGQLVAQTIALTGCELLVVGRHRDKLANLENRGIKTALVDAVKNKTFDISVECTGNSEGFAIALRALRARGTLVLKSTYAGNLSFDASSLVVDEITLIGSRCGSFEPALELLAQERVDVKPLIHARYPLTEGLAAFERAQGKGVLKVLLEIG from the coding sequence ATGAAAGGACTTTGGCTCGAAAACAACCAACTTCAACTCCGTACCAACATCCCTATTCCCGAACCGCCACAGGGAGAAGCGCTAGTACGTGTTTTGTGTGCTGGTATCTGTAACACGGACCTAGAACTCAAGAGAGGTTACTATCCCTACAACGGTATTATAGGGCACGAATTTGTTGGTGTTGTTGAACAAGGACCAGAATACCTGATGAATCAACGTGTCGTTGGAGAAATCAACGCTGTTTGCAGACAATGTAGGTTCTGTCGGAGCGGACAATCCACTCATTGCGAAAATCGTACTGTTCTTGGTATTGTCAACCGCAATGGAGCCTTTGCCGATTATCTTACTTTACCCATAGAAAACCTGCATCCCATACCTGACAGTATTCCTACAGAAGTTGCAACTTTTACTGAACCTTTAGCAGCAGCACTGGAAATTCAGCAGCAAGTGCGGATATGCCCTGACGATCGAGTACTCGTTGTGGGTGATGGTAAACTGGGGCAATTAGTAGCACAGACAATAGCTTTGACTGGATGTGAGCTTTTAGTCGTGGGGCGTCATCGAGACAAACTTGCTAATTTAGAGAATCGGGGTATTAAAACTGCTTTAGTTGATGCTGTTAAAAACAAAACTTTTGACATTTCAGTAGAATGTACTGGTAACTCTGAAGGATTTGCCATCGCCCTCCGCGCCTTGCGTGCGAGAGGAACTCTGGTACTCAAAAGTACCTACGCAGGTAACCTCAGCTTTGATGCTTCCTCTTTAGTTGTGGATGAAATCACTTTAATCGGCTCCCGTTGCGGTTCCTTCGAGCCTGCACTTGAACTTTTAGCACAAGAAAGAGTAGATGTAAAACCGCTCATTCATGCACGTTATCCCCTGACTGAAGGGCTCGCTGCTTTTGAACGCGCCCAAGGTAAAGGTGTCTTAAAAGTTTTATTGGAAATTGGTTAG
- a CDS encoding serine hydrolase codes for MSFFNKDEQLENLGNGILEATWSAFPSLARNQIALTWIVYDPPVLVNTGGALTPDAFWSHPVRGFTYRGVERIYPASVVKVFYLVAINEWLEKSMTSTSKELERAMRDMIVDSSNDATSLVVDILSGTTSGPELPMGPFDTWKQQRNIVNRYFQSFGWSDMETINVCQKTWCDGPYGRERAFVGELLENRNMLTTNATARLLHSIVGGVAVSSTRSQAMMALMKRSLNLKDLPKDAEEDQVAGFLGSGLPQNAQIWSKAGWTSQVRHDAAYIEIPEQSPYLLVVFTEGKANAKSREILPFISQQIVQAIQSNSKD; via the coding sequence ATGAGTTTTTTCAATAAAGACGAACAACTGGAAAACCTGGGAAATGGGATTTTAGAAGCAACTTGGTCAGCATTTCCGAGTTTAGCTCGCAACCAAATTGCTTTGACTTGGATTGTTTACGATCCTCCCGTACTGGTTAACACGGGTGGTGCTTTAACTCCAGACGCTTTTTGGAGTCATCCAGTTCGCGGTTTTACCTATCGGGGTGTTGAGCGTATTTACCCTGCAAGTGTGGTAAAAGTGTTCTACCTAGTCGCAATTAATGAATGGTTGGAAAAAAGCATGACTTCCACCTCTAAGGAGTTGGAAAGAGCCATGCGCGATATGATTGTTGATTCTAGCAATGATGCTACCAGTTTAGTTGTAGATATATTAAGTGGAACAACATCGGGACCGGAATTACCCATGGGACCGTTTGACACTTGGAAGCAGCAGCGCAATATTGTCAATCGGTATTTCCAATCTTTTGGTTGGTCGGATATGGAAACAATCAATGTTTGCCAAAAAACTTGGTGTGATGGTCCTTACGGACGGGAACGAGCATTTGTAGGTGAGTTACTGGAAAACCGAAATATGCTGACAACAAATGCCACTGCTAGGTTGTTACACAGTATTGTAGGGGGAGTGGCAGTATCCAGTACGCGATCGCAAGCTATGATGGCTTTGATGAAACGCAGCCTCAATCTTAAGGACTTACCAAAAGATGCAGAAGAAGACCAAGTGGCGGGATTTTTAGGCAGTGGTCTTCCTCAAAACGCGCAAATTTGGTCAAAAGCTGGTTGGACGAGTCAGGTTCGTCATGATGCTGCGTATATTGAGATACCAGAGCAGAGTCCCTACCTGTTAGTTGTATTTACTGAGGGAAAAGCTAACGCAAAAAGTCGGGAAATTTTACCCTTTATATCCCAACAAATTGTGCAAGCGATTCAGAGTAACTCGAAGGATTAG
- a CDS encoding C40 family peptidase, whose amino-acid sequence MSSNIESKIQNLALSEYQCLANLNIYDSPNCDRLATQAAVGRHLYLISDSQNAPIEHPKSVQVSLCEDDYPGWLLLSDVELLQPCTEPYRNSPFSEAEIEDLLPDVITFTYKAMEQPNYYLWGGTVGPNYDCSGLMQAAFASVGIRIPRDAYQQEAFTQPVSLRELQPGDLIFFGTSQKATHVGLYLGDENYIHSSGKNQGRNGIAIDRLSEQGDEVSRSYYQQLRGAGRVVKSYEPQKR is encoded by the coding sequence ATGTCCTCTAATATAGAATCCAAAATCCAAAATTTAGCACTCAGCGAGTATCAGTGTTTAGCCAATCTAAACATATATGATTCTCCGAATTGCGATCGCTTAGCAACCCAAGCTGCGGTAGGACGGCATTTATACTTAATCTCCGACAGTCAAAACGCCCCTATAGAGCACCCAAAGTCTGTACAAGTGAGTCTTTGCGAGGATGATTATCCAGGATGGCTGTTACTTTCGGATGTAGAATTGTTACAACCATGCACTGAACCCTACAGAAACTCACCGTTTTCTGAAGCCGAGATTGAAGATCTTTTACCAGATGTCATTACCTTTACTTACAAAGCTATGGAACAGCCGAACTATTATCTTTGGGGAGGTACTGTAGGACCAAATTATGATTGTTCGGGATTGATGCAAGCAGCATTTGCTTCTGTAGGAATTCGCATACCTAGAGATGCTTATCAACAGGAAGCTTTCACCCAACCCGTTTCCCTTAGAGAATTACAACCTGGTGATTTAATCTTCTTCGGAACTTCCCAAAAAGCAACTCATGTGGGACTCTATTTAGGGGATGAGAACTATATCCATAGCTCTGGAAAAAATCAAGGGCGCAATGGAATTGCGATTGACCGTCTCTCGGAACAAGGTGATGAGGTTAGTCGGTCATATTACCAGCAACTGCGCGGTGCTGGAAGAGTGGTAAAGAGTTACGAACCACAGAAACGCTAG
- a CDS encoding glycosyltransferase family 2 protein — translation MRSGLVNGLAGYNEATASIVPDVSVVVPVHDEVESLPYLLEAIASTLNATELSYEIICVDDGSSDGSAQYLKEQAQIRTDLKAVILRRNYGQTAAMSAGFNYALGKAIVTLDADLQNDPADIPMLLAKLDEGYDLVSGWRKNRQDAALKRLLPSKIANWIIRRVTSVNVHDYGCSLKAYRAELVADMNLYGELHRFLPALAYIEGARITELPVRHHARRFGRSKYGLSRTFRVLMDLLTIYFMKKFLTRPMHVFGLLGLISMILGGAIGIYLTVIKIALHVDIGNRPLLILAVLLLVTGVQLFCFGLLAELLMRTYHESQGRPIYRVREVVAKSIK, via the coding sequence ATGAGGAGTGGACTGGTTAATGGGTTGGCTGGTTACAATGAAGCAACGGCGTCAATTGTTCCAGATGTTTCGGTTGTGGTGCCAGTGCATGATGAAGTAGAAAGCTTACCCTATTTGCTGGAGGCGATCGCATCTACTTTAAATGCCACTGAATTAAGTTATGAAATTATCTGCGTAGATGATGGTTCATCTGATGGCTCGGCGCAATATCTTAAAGAACAAGCGCAAATCCGTACCGATCTCAAAGCAGTTATTTTACGGCGCAATTACGGTCAAACAGCCGCAATGTCAGCAGGGTTTAATTACGCACTGGGAAAAGCGATTGTCACTTTAGATGCTGATTTGCAGAACGATCCTGCAGATATACCCATGTTGCTGGCAAAGTTAGACGAAGGCTACGACTTGGTGAGTGGCTGGCGGAAAAATCGGCAAGATGCAGCCCTGAAACGATTGCTTCCTTCCAAAATTGCTAACTGGATCATTCGACGGGTCACAAGTGTCAACGTTCACGATTATGGTTGTTCGCTCAAAGCTTACCGTGCAGAACTTGTGGCGGATATGAACCTTTATGGAGAATTGCACAGATTTCTTCCAGCTTTGGCTTACATTGAAGGTGCAAGAATCACAGAATTACCAGTTCGCCACCACGCTCGTCGCTTTGGTCGCAGCAAGTACGGTTTGTCGCGGACTTTCCGAGTGTTGATGGACTTGTTAACCATCTATTTTATGAAAAAGTTCCTAACCCGCCCAATGCACGTTTTTGGTCTGTTAGGGCTGATTTCAATGATTTTAGGTGGGGCGATCGGAATTTACTTGACTGTTATCAAAATTGCCCTTCATGTCGATATTGGAAATCGTCCTCTCTTAATTCTGGCAGTGCTATTGCTCGTTACGGGAGTACAGTTGTTTTGTTTCGGTCTTTTGGCAGAGTTGCTTATGCGTACTTACCATGAATCTCAAGGACGCCCTATTTATCGTGTACGTGAGGTGGTTGCAAAAAGTATAAAATAA
- a CDS encoding MFS transporter — MTDAQMRRNLLFSFAAGLLFWSGSGSLLPTVPLYLEQCGATNQEIGFVMGSFAIGLLLFRSWFGKLADERGRKIVLLIGTFVGAIAPLGYLFIKSFPLLMVLRVFHGLSVAAFAPGFNALIADIAPPQKRGEIMGYMSLVSPIGVALGPALGAYVQVFGGNTYIFLLAGGLALGSFLCVMQIANPPMEQQLEEIKNSKFWQVLLSPRVRVPAEILLLVGLAVGTLNTFVPLFIKSSKVDLNTGLFYTAAAFASFSVRLLTSKASDRFGRGLFITISLLCYCVAMFILWEAHSAQAFLVAASFEGAGGGMLFAILATLMADRSLPQERGRVFALCIVGWDVGLVTAGPVFGAIAERIGYRSMFGFDAFLTFLALLLFLTKSSKDLPNSLRFALGRGTDIYALKKV; from the coding sequence ATGACTGACGCCCAAATGCGGCGCAACCTGCTGTTTTCATTTGCGGCAGGTTTATTATTCTGGTCCGGGTCGGGTTCCTTACTGCCAACCGTACCACTTTATCTAGAACAATGTGGAGCGACTAACCAAGAAATTGGGTTTGTTATGGGCAGTTTTGCTATAGGATTACTGCTGTTCCGTTCTTGGTTCGGAAAGCTTGCAGATGAACGAGGTCGTAAAATTGTGCTGCTTATCGGTACGTTTGTAGGTGCAATCGCACCTCTTGGCTATTTATTCATCAAATCCTTCCCTTTATTGATGGTACTGCGTGTTTTTCACGGTTTAAGTGTTGCAGCTTTTGCTCCTGGTTTTAATGCATTAATTGCGGACATTGCACCGCCTCAAAAGCGCGGTGAAATCATGGGTTATATGAGTTTAGTCAGCCCTATTGGTGTTGCTTTAGGACCGGCTTTAGGAGCTTATGTACAAGTGTTTGGCGGCAATACCTATATATTTTTACTAGCAGGGGGATTGGCTTTAGGATCGTTCTTATGCGTTATGCAAATTGCTAACCCACCGATGGAACAACAGCTCGAAGAGATTAAAAACAGTAAATTTTGGCAAGTGTTACTCAGCCCAAGAGTGAGAGTCCCTGCGGAAATTCTGTTGTTAGTTGGTTTGGCTGTCGGGACACTGAACACTTTTGTACCGTTATTTATCAAATCAAGCAAAGTAGACCTTAACACCGGATTGTTCTATACAGCAGCAGCGTTTGCTAGTTTTAGCGTCAGGTTGTTAACTAGCAAAGCTAGCGATCGCTTTGGTCGTGGTTTATTTATTACCATCAGCCTCCTGTGTTACTGTGTGGCAATGTTCATTTTATGGGAAGCACACAGCGCTCAAGCTTTTTTGGTAGCTGCAAGTTTTGAAGGAGCAGGTGGAGGTATGTTATTTGCTATACTTGCAACTCTCATGGCAGACCGTTCGCTACCACAAGAAAGAGGACGAGTTTTTGCCCTGTGTATTGTGGGATGGGATGTTGGACTAGTCACAGCAGGTCCGGTTTTTGGTGCGATCGCCGAACGCATTGGTTACCGAAGTATGTTTGGTTTTGATGCTTTTTTAACTTTTCTGGCACTTCTTCTGTTCCTAACTAAATCTAGCAAAGATTTACCCAATTCCCTTCGCTTCGCTCTAGGACGCGGTACAGATATTTATGCTTTGAAAAAAGTTTAA
- a CDS encoding pentapeptide repeat-containing protein encodes MMSKSEFEHEFQNHNQVFVEKEVKKVSLKKRNTDLNLVSESTVGRLSEVETSIPNYSGANLSGTDLSEANLMGVYLNGTDLSHADLRGANLQNADLRGANLSYANLKGAKLLGALLNYTDLSYANLSHTDLRNANLSCADLIHTNLNKANLTNACLFSANFRDANLNEANLTHADLSCSNLRKARIRDTNLRNANLNYGKL; translated from the coding sequence ATGATGTCTAAATCTGAATTTGAACATGAATTTCAAAACCACAACCAAGTCTTTGTAGAGAAAGAAGTAAAAAAGGTTTCCTTAAAAAAGAGAAATACTGATTTAAATCTTGTTTCAGAATCTACAGTCGGGCGTTTAAGTGAGGTTGAAACAAGTATTCCTAACTACAGCGGTGCCAATCTCAGTGGAACTGACTTAAGTGAGGCTAACTTGATGGGAGTATACCTTAACGGTACCGATCTAAGCCATGCCGATCTTCGAGGTGCAAACCTACAAAATGCCGATCTTCGGGGTGCAAACCTCAGCTATGCCAATCTCAAAGGTGCTAAACTTTTAGGTGCTTTGCTCAACTATACAGACCTCAGCTATGCAAATCTCAGTCATACTGATTTGAGGAATGCCAATCTTAGTTGTGCTGACTTAATCCACACTAACCTTAATAAAGCTAACTTAACCAATGCCTGCCTTTTCAGTGCTAACTTCCGTGATGCTAACTTAAATGAGGCTAATTTAACTCATGCTGACTTAAGTTGTAGCAATTTGAGAAAGGCTCGTATTCGTGATACAAATTTAAGAAATGCCAATTTAAACTATGGTAAATTGTAA
- a CDS encoding MFS transporter — protein sequence MTVLRTSDTQLRYNLLVLFAAGLLFWSSIASLLPTLPIYLRQLGTNRQEIGIVMGSFAIGLLLFRPWLGRLADRRGRKIVLLIGTLVAAIAPLGYLTIKSIPLLMLVRAFHGISIAAFATGFNALVADIAPPEKRGEIIGYMSLVNPIGFAIGPALGGYLQSGASNKVLFLITAELALVAVLGVLPIANPPLPKLKRTDDRDNQFWKILWSPRVRTPAVIMLLIGLAGSSIHIFIPLFIKEAKIELNPGLFFSAAAISGFGIRLFTGKASDRLGRGLFITISLVFYTVSMLILWLAYSPPIVLLAAVVEGAASGTLIPAITAMMADRAKPQERGKIFALCLLGLDVGIAIAGLLFGLFTHHFGYRKMFLVSAFLTFLGIAFFLTLSSKNLASSLRFALGRESDNYAIKKI from the coding sequence GTGACAGTACTTCGCACGTCTGATACTCAATTGCGATACAACCTGCTGGTTCTGTTTGCAGCAGGTTTATTATTCTGGTCTAGCATAGCTTCATTACTACCAACATTGCCGATTTATCTCAGGCAACTGGGTACAAACAGGCAGGAAATTGGAATTGTAATGGGCAGTTTTGCTATTGGATTGTTATTGTTTCGCCCTTGGTTGGGTCGTTTGGCAGATAGGCGGGGTCGTAAAATAGTTTTACTGATCGGTACTCTTGTAGCTGCGATCGCGCCTCTGGGCTATTTAACAATCAAGTCTATTCCTTTATTAATGTTAGTCCGTGCTTTTCATGGCATCAGTATCGCAGCTTTTGCTACTGGCTTTAATGCTTTGGTTGCGGATATTGCTCCTCCAGAAAAAAGGGGTGAAATTATAGGTTACATGAGTTTGGTCAATCCCATTGGCTTTGCTATCGGACCGGCTTTGGGTGGTTATTTGCAGTCTGGGGCTAGTAACAAGGTTTTATTTCTTATAACTGCAGAATTGGCACTGGTTGCTGTACTGGGTGTTCTCCCCATCGCTAATCCACCTCTTCCAAAACTCAAAAGAACGGACGATCGGGACAATCAATTTTGGAAAATTTTATGGAGCCCAAGAGTAAGAACTCCTGCTGTCATCATGTTACTCATCGGTTTGGCTGGGAGTTCCATACACATTTTTATCCCGTTGTTTATTAAAGAAGCCAAAATTGAGCTAAATCCTGGTTTGTTTTTCAGTGCTGCAGCTATCTCGGGCTTTGGCATACGGTTATTTACAGGCAAAGCCAGCGATCGCTTGGGACGTGGCTTGTTTATTACTATCAGCTTAGTTTTCTATACTGTGTCAATGTTAATTTTATGGCTGGCATACAGTCCGCCAATTGTCTTGTTGGCAGCAGTTGTAGAAGGGGCTGCTTCTGGAACCTTAATTCCTGCAATTACAGCTATGATGGCAGACCGAGCCAAACCTCAAGAACGAGGTAAGATTTTTGCCTTGTGTTTGTTGGGATTGGATGTAGGGATTGCGATCGCGGGTTTGCTGTTCGGGTTGTTTACCCATCATTTCGGTTATCGAAAAATGTTTCTTGTTTCTGCCTTTTTAACTTTCTTGGGAATTGCCTTCTTCCTAACCCTGTCCAGTAAAAACTTGGCAAGTTCCTTGCGGTTTGCCCTAGGTCGTGAATCGGATAACTACGCCATCAAAAAAATTTAA
- the moaC gene encoding cyclic pyranopterin monophosphate synthase MoaC, whose translation MTQENPENLLTGLNHLDDRGQAQMVDVSGKAPTIREAVAVARVKMLAETFNAIQAGNAPKGDVLGTARLAGIMAAKQTASLIPLCHPLPLHKVEVQVTPDPQLPGYQLQAIVKTKAETGVEMEALTAVSVAALTLYDMAKALEKSIQIEAIQLVSKTGGKSGNYHLEKGR comes from the coding sequence ATGACGCAAGAAAATCCTGAAAATTTGTTGACCGGACTGAATCATTTAGACGATCGAGGACAAGCCCAGATGGTAGATGTGTCTGGTAAAGCGCCCACAATTCGGGAAGCCGTAGCTGTTGCCAGAGTCAAGATGCTAGCAGAAACCTTCAATGCCATTCAAGCAGGAAATGCTCCCAAAGGAGACGTGTTGGGTACGGCAAGGCTAGCAGGAATTATGGCAGCCAAACAAACAGCTTCATTGATCCCCCTATGTCACCCTCTCCCCTTACACAAAGTGGAAGTGCAAGTCACGCCCGATCCCCAACTTCCCGGTTACCAACTTCAAGCGATCGTTAAAACCAAAGCAGAAACGGGCGTAGAAATGGAAGCTTTAACAGCTGTTTCTGTTGCTGCTCTGACTCTTTATGACATGGCGAAAGCCCTAGAAAAATCAATTCAAATTGAAGCCATTCAGCTAGTGAGCAAAACCGGAGGAAAATCAGGCAACTATCATCTTGAAAAAGGGAGGTAG